The Paenibacillus uliginis N3/975 genome has a window encoding:
- a CDS encoding 2-isopropylmalate synthase, with amino-acid sequence MRKIYVFDTTLRDGEQSPGVNLNTREKVEIAHQLEKLGIDRMEAGFPAASPGDLAAVNAVARAVKNVTVIGLSRSREQDIDAVREALQGAQDPCIHVFLATSSIHRKFKLRMEKEQVLETAQAAIRYAKKYFSKIEFSLEDAGRTERDFLAEMVGMAVREGANVVNIPDTVGYLNPSEYGAIFRFLKENVPDIEKVQLSAHCHNDLGMATANTLSAIMNGADQIEGTVNGIGERAGNTAIEEIAMALETRQEFFQAKTGLHLTEIARTSRLVSKLTGMVVPGNKAIVGANAFAHESGIHQDGMLKEKTTYEIMTPESIGLKESKLVLGKHSGRHAFREKLLDLGYELNEEQVNEAFSKFKVLADKKKEVSDDDLLALLEERLTDTPEVFKLETMFVAYGNASTPTARVTIETENGTIEEEAEGNGSVDAIYNAIDKVTAEEVTLSDYSIKSVSHGKDALGEVHVVLSQNDVAAQGRGLSTDILEASARAYVDAVNQLIEKRKTFGRRDRVTL; translated from the coding sequence GCGGCTTCGCCCGGAGATCTGGCCGCTGTTAACGCTGTAGCGCGTGCTGTGAAAAATGTGACAGTGATCGGTCTGTCCCGTTCACGGGAGCAGGATATCGACGCCGTCCGCGAAGCACTTCAGGGAGCACAGGATCCTTGTATTCACGTGTTCCTTGCAACATCGTCGATTCATCGCAAGTTCAAGCTGCGGATGGAGAAGGAGCAAGTACTGGAAACAGCACAGGCTGCTATCCGTTACGCAAAAAAATATTTCTCCAAGATTGAGTTTTCGCTTGAAGATGCCGGACGCACAGAGCGTGACTTTTTGGCCGAGATGGTTGGTATGGCTGTCCGCGAAGGTGCTAATGTGGTCAACATCCCGGACACGGTCGGTTATTTGAACCCATCGGAATATGGTGCTATTTTTAGATTTCTGAAGGAAAATGTTCCGGATATTGAGAAGGTGCAGCTGAGCGCTCACTGTCATAATGACCTTGGTATGGCGACAGCTAATACGCTCTCGGCTATTATGAATGGAGCGGATCAGATTGAAGGCACGGTGAACGGAATCGGGGAGCGTGCCGGTAACACGGCCATTGAAGAAATCGCCATGGCTCTCGAGACGCGTCAGGAGTTTTTCCAGGCCAAAACCGGACTGCATCTGACGGAGATTGCACGTACGAGCCGCCTTGTCAGCAAGCTAACAGGCATGGTAGTCCCTGGGAATAAAGCAATTGTCGGTGCGAATGCGTTCGCCCATGAATCCGGTATTCACCAGGACGGTATGCTGAAAGAGAAAACAACCTATGAGATTATGACGCCGGAATCTATAGGTCTTAAAGAAAGCAAGCTGGTGCTCGGAAAGCATTCCGGACGCCATGCATTCCGCGAGAAGCTGCTGGATCTCGGCTATGAGTTGAATGAAGAACAAGTTAATGAGGCTTTTTCCAAGTTCAAAGTGCTGGCTGATAAGAAAAAAGAAGTATCCGATGACGATCTGCTCGCATTGCTCGAAGAGAGGTTGACGGATACACCGGAAGTATTCAAGCTGGAAACGATGTTTGTTGCTTACGGAAATGCCTCAACACCTACAGCTCGAGTTACGATTGAGACGGAGAATGGAACGATTGAGGAAGAGGCTGAAGGCAACGGATCAGTCGACGCCATCTATAATGCCATCGATAAAGTGACGGCTGAAGAGGTTACGCTATCGGATTATTCGATCAAGTCGGTATCCCACGGTAAGGATGCGCTCGGTGAGGTACACGTGGTTCTGTCTCAAAATGATGTCGCAGCCCAAGGCCGCGGACTCAGCACGGACATTCTGGAAGCGAGTGCCCGCGCTTATGTGGATGCGGTTAACCAGCTGATTGAGAAACGTAAAACGTTCGGACGTCGTGACCGCGTCACGTTGTAA